One Comamonas odontotermitis genomic window, CAATGGCGTGCTGCTGGCCACCAACTACTCGGCCTACACGCTGGAGATCACGCCCTACAAGGTGGCAGACATCGACGAAACCATCGATGCGCTGTCCGAGATCATCGACATCACGCCGCGCGACCGGCGCCGCTTCAAGCGCCTGCGCGAGGACTCGCGCAACTTCGATTCGCTGCCGATCCGCTCACGCCTGACAGACCAGGAGGTGGCCAAGTTCACCGCCCAGCGCTACCGCTTCCCGGGCGTGGATGTGAAGGCGCGCCTGTTCCGCAACTACCCGATGGGCGAGGTGGGTGCGCACATCATTGGCTACATCGGCCGCATCAACCAGCGCGAGAAGGAGCGCATCGACGATTCGGAAGATGCTGCCAACTACCGCGGCACCGAATACATCGGCAAGACCGGCGTCGAAGCCAGCTACGAGAAGGAATTGCACGGCCAGACCGGCGTGGAGCGCATGGAGACATCGGCTGGCGGCCACGCCGTGCGCAAGCTCGGCAGCGCGCCGGCCACGCCTGGCGAGAGCGTGGTGCTGTCCATCGATATCAAGCTGCAGAAGATGGTGGAAGACCTGTATGGCGAGCGCCGAGGCGTGGCGATTGCCATCGACCCGCGCTCGGGCGAACTGCTGACCATGGTGAGCAAGCCCACCTACGACCCGAATCTGTTCGTGGAAGGCATCGACCAGGAAAGCTGGAAGGCGCTGAACGAGTCCATTGACCGCCCGCTGCTCAACCGCGCACTGCGCGGCACCTACCCCACCGGCTCCACCTACAAGCCCTTCATGGGGCTGGCCGGGCTGGAAACAGGCAGGCGCACGCCTTCCACCATTATCCAGGACGGCGGCAGCTGGACTTTTGGCGGCCATACCTTCCGCTCGGGCCATGCCCTGGGGCCGGTAGATCTGAACCGCGCCATCCAGCACTCCAGCAATGTGTACTTCTACACCCTGGCCAATGAAATGGGCGTGGATGCGATCCACGACTTCATGAAGCCGCTGGGATTTGGCCAGATCACCGGCATCGACCTGCCCGGCGAGGTGCGCGGCGTGCTGCCCAGCACGACCTGGAAGCGCGAAACCTACAAGCGCCCCGAGCAGAAGAAGTGGTTTGCCGGAGAAACCATTTCACTGGGCATCGGCCAGGGTTACAACAACTTCACCATCCTGCAACTGACGCACGCGCTGGCCACCCTGGTCGACAACGGCAACAGCCGCGTGCCGCATGTGGGCCGAGCCCTGATCGACCCGGTGACCAATACCCGCCATCCGATTGAGCAACCCGAGTCGGTCAACCTGGGCTACAAGCAGAGCAATGTGGATGCCGTCAAGCGGGGCATGGTGTCGGTGGTTACGGGCGGTACGGGCCGGGGATCATTTGGCAGCGCGCGCTACAGCGCTGGCGGCAAGACCGGTACGGCGCAGGCCATCACCATCGGCCAGAAAGAGAAATACAACGCAGCCAAGCTGGCCGAGCGCCAGCGCGACCATGCACTGTATGTGGCATTTGCCCCGGCGGACAACCCCAAGATTGCCGTGGGCGTGATCGTCGAGAACGCAGGTTTTGGTGCGGGCAGTGCAGCGCCCATTGCCCGCCGGATCATCGATTACTGGCTGCTGGGCGATTACCCCAGTGATGCCGACATGGCCGCCATGCAGCGCGGGCAGGCCACGGCACCGATTGGCACGCCGCGTCGCGTGGAAGAAGTGAGCATTCAGCCACAGGCCGAAACACTACGCTGAAGCAGCGTACTGTTAGCTATCAAAACAATAGCAAATGGCGCACGCTGCTTGAGCGCCACCAGCCTTTTGGGCCAGATGGTTTTGCGCCCGCCCGTCAGCTGCGGTTGACGGCCTTGAGCAACGCGTCCTGCGCCGCATTGACGGCCTGGCCCTTGCTGTTCAGGTCATTGAGCAGGGCTTGCAGCTCTGCCTGCAGCTTGGGGTCGCTCACTTCCAGCATGGCGCCGGAGACCTTGATCTGGTCG contains:
- the mrdA gene encoding penicillin-binding protein 2 produces the protein MTEIHNSERDLSQFKLRVVVIGLVVLLCFSLLVTRLYVLQVERHDDLLAQAESNRTAVVPIVPNRGQIYDRNGVLLATNYSAYTLEITPYKVADIDETIDALSEIIDITPRDRRRFKRLREDSRNFDSLPIRSRLTDQEVAKFTAQRYRFPGVDVKARLFRNYPMGEVGAHIIGYIGRINQREKERIDDSEDAANYRGTEYIGKTGVEASYEKELHGQTGVERMETSAGGHAVRKLGSAPATPGESVVLSIDIKLQKMVEDLYGERRGVAIAIDPRSGELLTMVSKPTYDPNLFVEGIDQESWKALNESIDRPLLNRALRGTYPTGSTYKPFMGLAGLETGRRTPSTIIQDGGSWTFGGHTFRSGHALGPVDLNRAIQHSSNVYFYTLANEMGVDAIHDFMKPLGFGQITGIDLPGEVRGVLPSTTWKRETYKRPEQKKWFAGETISLGIGQGYNNFTILQLTHALATLVDNGNSRVPHVGRALIDPVTNTRHPIEQPESVNLGYKQSNVDAVKRGMVSVVTGGTGRGSFGSARYSAGGKTGTAQAITIGQKEKYNAAKLAERQRDHALYVAFAPADNPKIAVGVIVENAGFGAGSAAPIARRIIDYWLLGDYPSDADMAAMQRGQATAPIGTPRRVEEVSIQPQAETLR